In Candidatus Sulfotelmatobacter sp., a genomic segment contains:
- a CDS encoding cytochrome c has protein sequence MQLKYFGLLELSGENGLVRIFVMTILVTALAAISACDIQRRKSDAELGLNAQQSAGRKIYDDRCDRCHEPYSTRGKKGPGLQGTFQHKYLSLSGLPANDERVTDIIRLGRNEMPGYGETLSSQDIQNLLAYLHTL, from the coding sequence ATGCAACTGAAGTACTTCGGATTATTAGAGCTGTCGGGCGAAAACGGATTGGTGCGAATCTTCGTCATGACAATTCTCGTGACGGCCCTGGCGGCGATTTCAGCGTGCGATATCCAGCGCCGCAAGTCGGACGCCGAACTGGGCCTGAATGCGCAACAGTCTGCCGGCCGCAAAATCTACGATGACCGCTGCGATCGCTGTCACGAGCCTTACTCCACTCGCGGCAAGAAAGGCCCCGGCCTCCAGGGAACGTTTCAGCACAAGTATCTTTCCCTGAGCGGATTGCCGGCGAACGACGAGCGGGTGACCGATATCATCCGGCTTGGCCGCAATGAAATGCCAGGCTACGGTGAAACTTTGAGTTCGCAGGACATTCAGAACCTGCTTGCGTATCTGCACACGTTGTAG
- the selA gene encoding L-seryl-tRNA(Sec) selenium transferase: protein MKKAEKSELFRELPSVDETLRLPGMESLAAIHGVAPVTKAARAVLARLREEVASELLDKATLQLALDGLHNAIEELLRRALGPSLRPVINATGVILHTNLGRAPLAESALAHIRATAGSFSNLEFDLESGCRGKRDIHVDRLFGSLLGETATPLGTSAGLRHGEKDETTVSTSSNVSTIVVNNNAAAVLLALNTLAEGGEVVVSRGELVEIGGSFRIPDVMAKSGASLREVGTTNRTRTADYENAITERTRLLLRVHRSNFEITGFTEQASTADLVTLARQHELPLMEDLGSGALVDLGNFGISGESSVLDSLRVGVDIVTYSGDKLLGGPQAGLISGRADLVARMRGNSLFRALRVDKLTYAALEATLLAYVKRDHDAIPTLRMMRLTREAIGRRAEALAAQIASSKLIAEVVEGESVIGGGAAPSSVLPTRVLALACAGLSADELAARLRAADPPIIARVEQGRVLLDLRTVFAQQDEMIEATLVSLGKG from the coding sequence ATGAAAAAGGCGGAGAAATCGGAGCTATTTCGTGAGCTTCCGTCCGTCGATGAGACTCTGCGACTACCCGGCATGGAGTCTCTCGCAGCCATCCACGGGGTTGCGCCCGTCACCAAGGCCGCGCGCGCGGTGCTCGCCCGTTTGCGGGAAGAAGTCGCCTCAGAATTACTGGACAAGGCCACCCTCCAACTTGCTTTGGATGGATTGCACAATGCTATCGAGGAACTCCTTCGTCGAGCGCTCGGCCCGTCGTTGCGGCCGGTGATCAACGCGACCGGCGTCATTTTGCACACCAACCTTGGCCGCGCTCCACTGGCCGAATCCGCGCTGGCACACATCCGCGCAACTGCTGGAAGCTTTTCCAATCTCGAGTTTGATCTTGAATCCGGATGCCGCGGCAAACGCGATATCCATGTAGACCGCCTGTTTGGAAGCCTGCTCGGCGAGACGGCAACTCCACTAGGCACTTCCGCCGGGCTTCGCCATGGCGAGAAAGACGAGACAACGGTCTCTACATCTTCGAATGTCTCGACCATCGTGGTAAACAACAACGCCGCCGCGGTTCTGCTGGCCCTCAACACGCTGGCGGAAGGCGGAGAGGTGGTTGTCTCTCGCGGGGAACTAGTCGAGATTGGCGGATCGTTCCGCATTCCCGACGTGATGGCGAAATCGGGTGCAAGCTTGCGCGAAGTGGGCACGACCAATCGCACTCGCACCGCCGATTATGAAAACGCCATTACCGAGCGCACACGGCTGCTGCTACGCGTGCATCGCTCGAATTTTGAGATCACAGGCTTTACCGAGCAGGCTTCTACCGCCGACCTGGTGACATTGGCGCGGCAGCATGAGCTGCCTCTGATGGAAGACCTGGGCAGCGGTGCGCTCGTCGACCTGGGGAATTTCGGCATCAGCGGCGAATCCAGCGTGCTCGACAGCCTGCGCGTCGGGGTGGACATTGTGACCTACAGCGGCGACAAATTGCTGGGCGGGCCGCAGGCGGGCCTGATTAGCGGCCGTGCCGATCTGGTGGCCCGCATGCGCGGTAATTCTCTGTTCCGCGCGCTGCGGGTCGATAAGCTCACGTACGCCGCGCTGGAGGCGACTTTGCTCGCTTACGTGAAGCGCGACCACGACGCGATCCCCACACTGAGAATGATGCGCCTGACGCGCGAGGCGATTGGGCGGCGCGCCGAGGCTCTGGCGGCGCAGATTGCGTCGTCAAAATTGATTGCGGAAGTTGTCGAGGGCGAATCGGTAATCGGGGGCGGGGCGGCGCCCTCTTCTGTCCTGCCGACTCGAGTGTTGGCGTTGGCTTGCGCCGGACTTAGCGCAGACGAACTAGCTGCCCGCCTGCGAGCGGCCGATCCGCCAATCATCGCCCGCGTCGAACAAGGGCGCGTGCTGCTGGATTTGCGCACGGTGTTTGCCCAGCAGGATGAAATGATCGAGGCGACTCTCGTATCGCTCGGCAAAGGATAA
- a CDS encoding holo-[acyl-carrier-protein] synthase — protein MIVGTGIDIAEVPRIRQSIERFGDRFLHRIYTAGEIRYCDSKANRVERYAARFAAKEAAMKALGTGWNHGVRWRDCEVIRLSGGRPTMSFHGRAGEFAAKLGVKNAALSISHTAEQAIAQVILES, from the coding sequence ATGATCGTAGGCACGGGCATCGACATCGCCGAGGTTCCACGCATCCGCCAGTCCATAGAGCGCTTCGGCGATCGTTTTTTGCACCGGATTTATACCGCAGGAGAAATTCGCTATTGCGATTCCAAGGCGAACCGCGTCGAACGTTATGCCGCGCGCTTTGCGGCCAAAGAAGCCGCGATGAAGGCTTTGGGCACGGGCTGGAATCATGGCGTGCGCTGGCGCGATTGCGAGGTCATACGCCTGTCCGGCGGGCGGCCGACGATGTCGTTTCATGGCAGGGCCGGAGAATTCGCTGCAAAATTGGGGGTGAAAAATGCCGCGCTCTCGATCTCGCACACCGCCGAACAAGCAATCGCACAGGTGATTCTGGAAAGTTAA
- a CDS encoding MlaD family protein, with the protein MPSQKQLKWSQLRVGITVIVASLTLGFLLFLMSGTAGFFTPRITLKSYFDNAQGLRQGAPVRLSGVDVGNVTAIRIVPDKDKQLTPVEVTMKVSTKYSYALRRDSMTSLDTAGVLGETYLDIESAQSVGPPAQDGDTLPTQVHPDFNEVVRASQSTLENMDALLKRADRILAFAESGKGSLGKLIYDPTLYNRFSATVAEFQGIVQQIGSGEGSLGRLISRNDAYDKFIATLDKMNGVIDDLQQGKGTAGKFLKDPSLYNNANDTIANVKKLTEDINAGKGTLGKLSKDEELAKKLDNTISKLSDLTTELEAGQGTAGKLFKDETLYNNASEMLVETRALVKGIRENPKKYLSIKLHIF; encoded by the coding sequence TTGCCTAGCCAGAAGCAGCTCAAGTGGTCGCAACTGCGCGTTGGGATCACGGTGATCGTTGCCAGTTTGACGCTGGGATTTCTGTTGTTCCTCATGTCCGGGACAGCTGGGTTTTTCACTCCGCGCATCACTTTGAAATCTTATTTCGATAATGCACAGGGACTGCGCCAGGGGGCTCCGGTGCGTCTGAGCGGCGTGGATGTGGGCAACGTCACCGCCATTCGCATCGTTCCCGACAAAGATAAGCAGCTCACTCCCGTCGAAGTCACGATGAAAGTGAGCACGAAATACAGCTACGCCTTGCGCCGCGATTCGATGACGTCGCTCGATACCGCCGGTGTGCTTGGGGAAACCTACCTTGATATCGAGAGCGCCCAGTCCGTTGGACCTCCGGCCCAAGACGGAGACACGCTGCCCACGCAAGTGCATCCCGACTTTAACGAAGTGGTGCGCGCCAGCCAGAGCACGCTGGAAAATATGGACGCACTGTTGAAGCGGGCCGATCGCATCCTCGCCTTCGCAGAGAGCGGCAAGGGATCGCTCGGAAAACTCATCTATGATCCGACTCTGTACAACCGCTTCTCCGCCACGGTCGCGGAATTTCAGGGGATCGTGCAACAGATAGGCAGCGGCGAGGGAAGCCTGGGCAGGCTCATCAGCCGCAACGATGCCTACGACAAATTCATTGCTACGCTCGACAAGATGAATGGCGTGATCGACGACCTGCAACAGGGGAAAGGAACGGCCGGAAAGTTCCTGAAAGATCCGTCGCTCTACAACAACGCCAACGACACGATCGCCAACGTGAAGAAGTTGACGGAAGACATTAATGCGGGCAAAGGCACGCTGGGCAAGCTGAGCAAGGATGAAGAACTGGCCAAAAAGCTTGATAACACCATCAGCAAGCTTTCGGACTTAACCACCGAACTGGAAGCCGGGCAGGGCACTGCCGGCAAACTTTTTAAAGACGAGACCCTCTACAACAACGCCAGCGAGATGCTGGTTGAGACACGCGCGCTGGTAAAAGGGATCCGGGAAAACCCCAAGAAGTATTTGAGCATTAAGCTGCACATCTTTTGA
- a CDS encoding DUF1634 domain-containing protein, giving the protein MSQVREPEFDRVVALVLRVGAFGCFFVMLAGLIVGLFVHGRIPLGIERSGVLLMLATPVVRVIVACFLFFREKDRKYGWISLGVLIILMLGSVFGIGEH; this is encoded by the coding sequence ATGAGTCAGGTGCGCGAGCCCGAGTTCGACCGCGTTGTAGCGCTCGTGCTGCGGGTGGGTGCGTTCGGTTGTTTCTTCGTCATGCTGGCGGGATTGATTGTTGGGCTATTCGTCCACGGCCGCATTCCTCTGGGCATTGAACGCTCCGGAGTTCTTCTAATGCTGGCCACGCCGGTCGTGCGAGTGATCGTCGCTTGCTTTTTATTCTTCCGAGAAAAAGATAGAAAATATGGATGGATCTCTCTCGGTGTGCTGATCATCTTGATGCTGGGATCGGTCTTCGGAATCGGCGAACACTAA
- a CDS encoding sulfite exporter TauE/SafE family protein: protein MVTALLVILGLFAGFLGALTGIGGGILLTPILALYFGIPIREAVGTSLVAVITTSAASSSVHLQRHTTDIRLGMTLELATALGAAVMAYLVGYFNRNALEGLFAAFLLYSAITILSKGGKVKPLEEESAPDVGETVIPPYEPERYPLGLAASLVAGALSGLLGIGGGPIKVPVMYIFMNVPLMVATATSNFMIGVTAAASAIVYYRRGDILPEIAAPLAVGVFVGSLAGARLAPRVHTKVVVYLLVAVMFYLAGHLIFHLLRGWL from the coding sequence GTGGTAACGGCTCTGCTGGTTATCCTTGGACTCTTCGCGGGTTTTCTGGGCGCGCTGACCGGCATCGGCGGCGGCATTCTGCTCACGCCGATTCTCGCGCTCTATTTCGGCATCCCGATTCGCGAAGCGGTTGGAACCAGCCTGGTCGCGGTGATTACCACTTCGGCCGCCAGCTCCTCGGTTCACCTACAGCGCCACACTACCGACATTCGTCTGGGTATGACGCTCGAATTGGCCACGGCATTGGGCGCGGCGGTCATGGCATATCTGGTGGGATACTTCAATCGCAACGCGCTGGAAGGATTGTTCGCCGCCTTTCTGCTGTACAGCGCCATCACGATTCTGAGTAAAGGCGGAAAGGTGAAACCGCTGGAGGAAGAATCCGCGCCTGACGTAGGCGAAACCGTCATCCCGCCATACGAACCTGAACGCTATCCCCTGGGATTGGCGGCTTCTCTTGTAGCGGGTGCGTTATCGGGACTGCTTGGAATCGGCGGCGGGCCCATCAAAGTGCCAGTCATGTATATCTTCATGAATGTGCCTCTGATGGTGGCCACGGCAACCTCAAACTTCATGATTGGGGTAACCGCGGCGGCGAGCGCCATCGTCTATTACCGCCGGGGCGACATTCTGCCGGAAATCGCCGCGCCGCTCGCGGTGGGCGTGTTCGTGGGATCGCTTGCCGGCGCGCGCCTCGCCCCGCGCGTTCACACCAAGGTCGTCGTCTATCTGTTGGTCGCAGTCATGTTCTATCTGGCCGGGCATTTGATTTTCCATTTGCTACGGGGATGGTTATGA
- the lipA gene encoding lipoyl synthase: MAAPSQLIQIEVGPPVRAPKPQWLRAKAPVGDNFHNLKKLARGLGLHTVCESAQCPNIGECWNHKTATFMLLGDICTRRCGFCAVPKGRPEPIDLDEPRRVAEAVATLGLKHAVVTSVNRDDDNIGSARIFAETIREIRELTPDCRVEVLIPDFQGLEESLRIVLGAKPDVLNHNTETVPRLYRAVRSGARYERTLTLLENAKKFSPGMVTKSGVMVGLGESSEELVEVFRDLGTRGVDILTVGQYLRPSKDHLPIARFYEPEEFTYLRNQALRFGFRHVESGPLVRSSYHAHEHADAAAAPRAVS; encoded by the coding sequence AGCCGCAATGGCTGCGCGCGAAAGCTCCCGTGGGCGACAACTTCCACAATCTGAAGAAACTCGCGCGCGGCTTAGGGCTGCATACCGTCTGCGAGTCGGCGCAGTGCCCGAATATCGGCGAATGCTGGAACCACAAGACCGCCACGTTCATGCTGCTGGGCGACATTTGCACGCGGCGCTGCGGTTTCTGCGCCGTGCCCAAGGGCCGTCCCGAGCCCATCGATCTGGATGAGCCCCGCCGTGTGGCCGAGGCTGTGGCCACGTTAGGCTTGAAGCATGCGGTGGTGACCAGCGTGAACCGCGATGACGACAACATCGGCAGCGCCCGGATTTTCGCCGAGACCATCCGCGAGATTCGCGAACTCACGCCTGATTGCCGCGTGGAAGTGCTCATCCCGGATTTTCAGGGGTTGGAAGAGTCGTTGCGCATCGTGCTCGGCGCGAAGCCCGACGTGCTCAATCACAATACCGAGACGGTTCCGCGCCTGTATCGCGCAGTTCGCTCCGGAGCGCGCTACGAACGCACTCTCACACTGCTGGAGAACGCCAAGAAATTCTCGCCCGGCATGGTCACCAAGAGCGGCGTGATGGTTGGTCTGGGCGAATCGTCGGAAGAATTAGTTGAAGTCTTCCGCGATCTGGGCACGCGCGGCGTCGACATTCTTACGGTTGGCCAGTACTTGCGGCCGTCGAAAGATCACCTGCCGATCGCCCGCTTCTACGAGCCCGAAGAATTCACCTACTTGCGGAACCAAGCCTTGCGCTTCGGCTTCCGCCACGTTGAGTCGGGACCGCTGGTGCGGTCGAGCTATCACGCGCACGAGCACGCGGATGCGGCAGCAGCTCCACGGGCGGTGTCTTAG